One genomic segment of Musa acuminata AAA Group cultivar baxijiao chromosome BXJ3-3, Cavendish_Baxijiao_AAA, whole genome shotgun sequence includes these proteins:
- the LOC135632282 gene encoding protein LATERAL ROOT PRIMORDIUM 1-like, whose product MGMMVLASAASFHQQCHHESLLSSSAAAEQHPVIPLLAAASCVVEDDNPTARARPGGIHLWQPVLPQLPHPHAPNPNPNPNPNANLANYLRKAVPTTDPSGILLGGGAAAAGVAESTCQDCGNQAKKDCSHRRCRTCCKSRGFECSTHVKSTWVPASRRRERHVTAASSFASTSASKKPRLVASQPATASHTSTPNTTPPRSFDTTSSHQDAGAIENLPGHVRAPAVFKCVRVTSIDDGEDEYAYHAVVKIGGRVFKGFLYDQGLDDGSHADDANDAIPNISELHLGNRHGGLSSSPMLPSNVFGDGGGFIGGTNYGNQTN is encoded by the exons ATGGGGATGATGGTGCTGGCCTCCGCCGCCTCCTTCCACCAGCAGTGCCACCACGAGTCCCTGCTGTCCTCCTCTGCCGCGGCGGAGCAGCACCCTGTCATTCCCCTCCTCGCCGCTGCGTCGTGCGTCGTCGAGGACGACAACCCCACCGCCCGGGCCAGGCCCGGTGGCATCCACCTCTGGCAACCGGTCCTGCCCCAGTTGCCACACCCCCAcgcccctaaccctaaccctaaccctaaccctaatgccAACCTCGCCAATTACCTCAGGAAGGCTGTGCCGACGACCGATCCCAGTGGAATTCTCCTCGGtggcggcgctgccgccgcgggCGTGGCAGAATCGACGTGCCAGGACTGCGGGAACCAGGCCAAGAAGGATTGCAGCCACCGGCGGTGCCGTACGTGCTGCAAGAGCCGCGGATTTGAGTGCTCGACCCACGTCAAGAGCACCTGGGTTCCCGCTTCCCGTCGCCGCGAGCGCCACGTCACCGCCGCAAGCTCCTTTGCCTCCACCTCCGCCTCCAAAAAGCCCCGCCTCGTGGCCTCGCAGCCCGCGACCGCCTCCCACACCTCCACCCCGAACACCACCCCGCCTCGTAGCTTCGACACCACCTCCAGTCACCAAG ACGCGGGCGCCATCGAGAACCTCCCGGGCCACGTACGAGCGCCAGCGGTGTTCAAATGCGTGCGCGTAACCTCCATCGACGACGGAGAAGACGAGTACGCCTACCACGCCGTGGTCAAGATCGGTGGACGCGTCTTCAAGGGCTTCCTCTACGACCAAGGTCTCGACGACGGCAGCCACGCTGACGATGCCAACGACGCCATTCCGAACATCTCGGAGCTGCACCTCGGCAACCGACACGGTGGCTTGTCGTCGTCGCCGATGCTACCGTCCAATGTCTTCGGAGACGGCGGTGGATTCATCGGAGGAACCAACTACGGAAACCAAACAAACTGA